The genomic window ACGATCCCCATCGACAGCAGGTACGATCGGAACTCCGCGTTGCCGGTCAGGCGCTCGGGCCGGCCGCGCCACGCGTACCAGTAGAGCGCGAAGTTCGTCCCGGCGATGACCATAAACGGCATGACCGCCCACTGGACGATCGGTTCGAAGGCCTCGATGCTGCGCCCTTCCGGCGAGAATCCGCCGGTCGGCAGGCTCGTAAGCGCGTGGGCGACGGCGTTGTAAAACGTCATGTTCGGAGCCAGCCCGACGAGGTTGAGGCCATAGTAGACGACCACGGCGGCGAGGGTAAACCACGCGTAGAGCAGCCAGAGCGCCCGCGCCGTCTGCTTGATCCGCGGCGTGAGCTTCTCGACTTGCACCCCCGGCGCTTCCTCCCGGATGAGCTGCGTGCCGCCCACGGAGAGCTCCGAGAGGATCGCGACCATGAGCACGAGGATCCCCATCCCGCCGAGCCACTGGGTGACTTGTCGCCACATCAGCACGGATCGGGAGTGGGTGTCGACGGAAATCTCGCCCATGACCGTCGCGCCGGTGGTCGTAAAGCCGCTCACGCTCTCGAACAGCGCGTTAACTGGATCGGCGATCGTCCCCGTGCCGGCGACGAGATACGGAATCATTCCGATGGCCGGCACGACGAGCCACGTCAGCGCGACCATCAGAAACGCCTCGCGGTGCTCGAGTTTGGGCTCCGACTCGAGGCGCTCGAGTCCCATGCCCACGGCGACTGCGACGGCGAGTGCGACGAGGAACGGCAGCGGAGACTCCCGGTAGTACAGCGCGACGACCGTCGGAAACAGGAGCGTCAGCGAGAGATACTTCAACACCGTTCCGACGAGGCTACAACTGGATCGAACGTCGACGCGAATCCGACCTATCATACGTATCAATTACTCACTGCGAACGGCTCGGAGCGACGAAACGGCAGCTACTTCCGACAGATTCCGTGTTCGGCAATAAAGACTGTGTCTCGGTCGCACTCGCGTACGCCGTCGCCCGCGTCGCCCGCCGTCGGCAGCGAGCGAAGCCGCGGGTTCGACCGGCCGCTCAGCGCTCGAGGCCCCGAACCCGCTCGCCGTCGGCCGTCTCGGGGAAGATCTTCCCCGGATTGAGCGTGTCGGTCGGATCGAGCGCCCGCTTGATCGCCCGCATGGTCTCGACCGCGCCGGCGCCGTGTTCGGGCTCGAGGTACTGCTGTTTCCCCTCGCCGATACCGTGTTCGCCCGTTGCGGTCCCGCCCAGTCCGATCGCGAGTTCGACGATGTCCCGGTAGAGGCGCTCGCCGCGCTCGACCTGTTCGGGATCGTCGGGGTCGGCGAGCACGCCGTAGTGGAGGTTGCCGTCGCCCGCGTGGCCGTAGCAGGGGACGAGGAGATCGTAGTCGTCGGCGAGCCGTTTCGTCTCGCGGACGACCTCGGGGTAGGAACTGATCGGGACCGTCACGTCGCCGGGGTGGAGCGGCTCGAGGTCGGAATCGTACGTCGAGACGGCGTAGGCCATTTCCCGGCGCGCTTTCCAGAGTGTCGCCATGTCGGCGTCGTCGTCGCTCATCTCGAAGCGGACGACGTCGCGGTCCTCGAAGATCGACCGGCAGAGGTCGATCTCCTCGTCGACGCCGTGGTTGGCGTGGAACTCGAGGAAGACCATCGGCGCGTCGGGCAGGTCGCTGCCGAGGTAGTCGTTCGCCATCGTCGCGCTCAGCCCGTCAACGAGTTCGATCCGGGCGACGTCGATGTCGGTCCGGACCGCGTCGAAGACGGCCTCAGCCGCGTCGTCGAGGGTCTCGAAGATCGCCCGGCCGCCGCGGATCTGCTCGGGGCGGCCCGCGAGTTCGAGCGTCGCCTCGGTGACCACCGCGAGGGTGCCCTCGCTGCCGACGATGAGATCGGTCAGGTTGTAGCCGCTCGAGGTCTTGCTCGCTCGCGAGCCCGTCTCGATGACGGTGCCGTCGGCGAGCACCGCCTCGAGGCCGAGCACCCAGTCGGCGATCTCGCCGTACCGGACCGTCTTCATGCCGCTGGCGTCCGTCGCGATCATCCCGCCGATCGTCGAGATGTCGCCCGAGGAGGGCAGCGGCGGGAAGAACAGGCCGTCGCCGGCGACGTACTCGTCGACGTCCGAGCCGATGATCCCCGGGCCGACATCGATCTGGAAGTCGTCGGGCCGGTAGTCGACCACGTCGTCCATGCGCGTGAGATCGAGGCTGATTCCCCCGTGGGCCGGCACGGCGTTTCCCTCGAGTCCCGTCCCCGCGGCGTAGGGGGTCACCGGGACGCCGCGGTCGGTCGCGGCGGCGAGGACCGCCGACACGTCGGCCGTGGACTCGGGCCAGACGACGGCGTCCGGGAGCGTCCCCTCGTCGGTTCGCTCCGTCCCGAAATCGGTGGCGTGGGATTCCAGTCGTCCGGGAGCGAACGAGACCTGATCGTCCGCGAGGGCGATCTCCTCGAGAAACGAACAGTCGTGTGTCATATGCCCACGTTAGTCACTGGCAGCATCAACGTTTCCCACTGGCTCGCGCGCTGAACGCGAGGTGTAGCGGGACGGAACGAGCCGCCGACCGCGGCTCGAGTCGCTCAGTCGAATACGACAGCCGCCGCGAGCGAAACGACGACCGCGACCGCGAGGGCGACGAGGATCCCGAAGACTGGGTCCGGCTCGTCGAGGGCGAACCCGGCGGCGAGCATTCCGATGCCGCCGAGTTCGAGTCCGAGGCCGACCACGCCCGTTCGCGCGCTGCCGTCCGCGCGACTGGCGGCGTCGGAGACGCCTCCCTCCTCGCTCGCCTCGTTCTGGGCGGCGGTAACGCGGAGAAACCACGGGAGGAACAGCGACGCCCCAGCGCCCGCGAAGACGCCCGCGATCGCGCCGTAGACGATACTGTCCAGCGCGATCATACCCACGGCGGTGAACGCGACGGCGTTCATCACCGCCGATCCGCCGCCGATGACTTTGAATACGCGATCGTCGACGTCCGAATTCGAGACCGACATGGATAGGGGATTTACTGTTAGTAAGAAAGAACGTTCCGGTTTTGGAAATCTCCGTGAGCGAGTGCGTGAGGCAGTCCAGCGGCGGTATGTCGTACCCTCAAGCGGCGAAGAATCGTCTCAACGACGACTCCCTCGCACGAACGGACGGAAACGGTCCAATTTTATGTGAGTGCATAACGCTATCAATGATGATGACAGTTTGCCGCGCGACTCGAGGGCGATCGCGGAGGGGAGCACTGTGACCGCCGAACTGGATCTGTTGGTGCGCCTCGGTGACTACGACCGGCCACAGGAGGTCGCCGAGCGGGCCATACAGGCCGAAGAACTGGGCTTCGACCGGCTCACGGTCGGCGAGACGACCGGCTGGAACATCGTCCCGCCGCTGACGCTGGCGGCCGACCGCACCGAGGAACTGGGCATCTCCAACGATGTCATCTCGCCGTACGGGCGCACGCCGTCGATGCTCGCCCAGACCGCGCTCACGATGCAAGCCGCCGCCGACGGGCGGTACCGGTTCGGGATCGGACCGAGCTCGCCCGCGATCACCGAGCGCTGGCACGGCCAGGCGTTCGACCGCCCGCTCCGGCGCACCCGCGAGGTGATCGAGATCATGCGCAACGTCTACGAGGAGGGCACCCCCTCCTACGAGGGCGATATCTTCGAGATCCCCGGGCTGGGGTACGAACGCGGCCCCTCGGAGAACCCGCCGCCGATCGACGTGGGAACTCTCGGTCCCAAAGCCACCGAGATGGCCGGCCGCTTCGGCGACGGCTGGGCACCCCAACTGTTTACGAAAGACGGTCTGCGGGATCGCCTCGATGATCTGGAACGCGGTGCCGAACTCGGCGGGAAGGAGCTCTCTGACCTGCGGGTCGCGCCGATCGTTCGCGGCGTCGCGAGCGAGGACCGCGAGGAAGCGCGCGCGAAGGCTCGCGGCACGATCGCGTTCATGCTCGGGGCCTACGGCCCCTACTACGGCGATTCGGTCGCCGGACAGGGCTACCCCGACGTGGTCGAGGAGATCCGGGCCGCGTGGGACGACCGGAACACGGACGCGATGGCTGACGCCCTGCCCGACGACGTACTCGACGAACTGGCCCCCGCGGGCACTCCCGAGGAGGTCCGCGAGTGGGTCCGCGACTACGGCCAGATCGAGGCCGTCGACGCCGTTCGGGTCGGCTTCGTCGACGGCATGACCGAGGCGGACAAGCGGACGACGATGGAAGCGATCGCCGAACTCGCTTGATCGGCGATTTCCGCCGTCTCCGACCAGCGAGCCGGTGCGATGGACTCCGTCCCCGCCCCGCTTCGTCCGGGGACACTCGCGGGAGTGTTTCGATCGGACTCACACGTCGCATATATACGGTCCGGCGCGTATCCGATGTATGATCCCACTACTGAGTTCGCCCGAGAGTCTCACCGCGTTCGGCGAGACGGAGTCCGACGCCGTGGATACGGCGATGGACCTGTTGGCGGATCACCGCCGTCGCGCGGTATTGCAGTACCTCGCCGAGACCGACGGCTCCGCCGCGCTCACGGAACTGGCAGTAGAGATCGCAGCGCAGGAAGCGGGCGCGGAACCGAACGCGATTTCGGACCACGGCGACGTCTCAGCGAGGGATCGCCGGGCCGTCCGCATCTCGCTGCACCACACGCACATACCGAAGTTAGCCAACGCGGACGTGGTCGATTACGAAACCGAGACGGAAACGGTCACGCTCCGCGACCGCGGACGAGCGCTGCTGTCCCGACAGGACGCCGTCAACGAACCCCCGAAGTAAGCCGGATAGCCGGATTGTCACCGGCGTCTCTCATCCGTCTCCGGTTCCCATTCCCATCTCCGTTTCTCGAGCATCGACCGACCGTTCGGTTACGGCTCGATGACGAGTTTTCCGAGGAAGCTATCGTTCATGACTGCCCGCTGGGCCGCCGCGGCCTCCTCGAGGTCGTACGACTGTGCGACGTCGATCGAGAGGTTGCCGACGTTCATGAGGTGGGCGACGCCGCGCAGCGGTACGCGCAGGTCCGGCGTGTTGAACATGCTCATGAACTGGTAGCTAACGTCCTTCGACCGGGCGGCACCGTCGTTCGTGAAGCCGGGGTCCGGACTGTTTTCGCCGATTCCGATGACGCGTGCGCCGGTCGCGGCAACGTCGGCGTCGAACTGCAGGTAGTCGTCCAGCCGGTGGTCGAGCACCACGTCGACGCCGCCGTCGGAAGCGTCGCGGACGGCGTCGGCGAGGTCGTCGCGCGCGTAGTCGAGGACCGTCTCGGCCCCGTAGTCGGCGAGTCCGTCGTGGTACTCCTCGGACGCAGTGGTGATGACCCGCGCGCTCACGGCGGCCCCGATCTGGACCGCGGCGTGTCCGACGCCGCCGGAGCCGCCGTGGACCAGACAGTACTCCGCGGGCTCGAGGTCGGCGTGATCGACCAGCGCGCGCCACGCGGTGACGGTGGCGACGCCCGCGCCGCCGGCTTCGGTCAGGTCCGCGCCGTCGGGGAGGTGGACGACGCGGTCGGTCGGGACCGTCGCGTACTCCGCGTAGGCCCCCTGTGAGGAGCCGTTCCCGATACCGGTGCCGTAGACGCGGTCGCCCGCCTCGAAGCCGTCGACGGCGGCTCCCGTCTCGGCGACGGTGCCCGCGAGGTCGACGCCGGGAGTGAACGGAACGTCGACCGGCGTGTAGGAACCGTCTCGGAAATAGGTGTCGACGGGGTTGACGCCGGCCGAAGCCACCTCGACCAGTAGTTCGTCCGCGGCGGGCTCCGGGCGGTCGATTTCGTCTACCTGCAGTACGTCCGCGTCGCCGTGCTCGTGAAGGCGTACAGCTCGCATCCTACTCGGTAGCACGCAGCGGGACCGTAAAACGGTATACGTGACGGCAGAGCGGACACCCCCAACGGGCGGCCCGCTCCCGTCGGGGCCCCGACTGCCGATAGTCGTCACTGGAAGTCACTGCACACCCGATCGCATGCCGGCTTCGCGATCGGTGTGTAAATCGTTCCAGTGGCGACTATGTTGCACCAGCAAGTACAATCCTTGTCTGCACGAGCCCCCTCGCTGTCGATATGAGCGAATCCGATCAGCAACCGCTCGAGGACACCACAGTGGGAATCTTCCTCGCCGCGGAAGGCACCGAAGAAGTCGAGTTCACCGAGCCGAAGGCGACCGTCACCGACGCCGGCGCGACCGTCGACGTGCTCGGCAGTGAGTCCGGCGAGGCCCAAACTGTGAACAACGACCTCGAGGAGAGCGACAGCTACGAGATCGAGAAATCGTTCGAAGACGTCTCGGCCGACGACTACGACGCGCTGATCGTCCCGGGCGGGACCGTCGGCGCAGACACGCTCCGGACGAGCGAGGCCGGGGTGGACCTCCTGCGACAGCACGTCGAGGCTGGCAAGCCGGCGGGCGTGATCTGTCACGGCCCGTGGACGCTGATCGAGGCAGACGTGGTCGACGGACGGCAGCTAACGTCCTACCACAGCCTGCAGACCGACGTTCGCAATGCCGGCGGTGAGTGGGTCGACGAGGAGGTCGTCGTCGACGACGGATTGGTGACGAGCCGGAATCCGGGTGACCTCGAGGCGTTCTGTGAAACGATCGTCGACGAGTTCGCGACGGCGAGCAGCTAACTGTCCGTTTTCGTCGCCATTCGGGCGGCACCCGTTCCCGGTAGTCGTTCGGTGACGAGTCGCTCGAGTCGAGTCGCGAACGGACGCGGACGCTGTTCCATTCGCAGCGAACGCGGTGGGACTCCCACTGTCCAGAACAGTGGAAGTACCTAACACTGATACATTTTGACTGTCTACGTATCAGAGTGGAGATAAAACGGAAGGGAGATCGGAAGTGGCACTTCGCAGAAAACACTCGTTGTGGGTGGGCAGACCACTACGCGACCCACGATCACTTCACTTCAGAGAAGCATATCAGTTCGGTATCGGACCTCTCCGCGAACTTTTGTGGAGAGTGTGAGAAACGCAGGGGGATAGACACTGATCGCTAACGGGTTCAAGAACGACTATCGGTAGTATATTTCCCCGAAGAATCAAATCGCAACAGAGCTATCTCCCCGGCCGATTCGCTCGCCGCAACCCAGCGCGCACCACAATCAGTGATGACCCAGAGAGTGATCGCTCTTCGAACGCCGAGACAGCGACGGCCACTGATCCGGACCGCGGACTCGAGGAGCAGCGTTAACCGAAAGCACAGAAGGGACCGATTATCGAACCGCCTGCGTCGCGGCGTCCATGATCTCGAGCGCTTCCTTCAACTCCTCCGTGCCGGTCGCGTAGGAGAGTCGCGCGTAGCCCTCGCCGTTCGCGCCGAAGGCGTCGCCGGGGACGACCACCACGCCGCGCTCGAGCACTTCGTCACACCAGCCGTCGGGGACCTTCGGCATCGCGTAGAAGGCGCCTTCGGGTGTGGGGACCTCGAGTCCGGCGTCGGTGAGCCCGTCCAGGACGAGGTCCCGCCGCTGTTCGAACGTCTCGACCATCTCCTGGACCGGCTCCTGCGGACCGGTCAGGGCGGCCTCGGCGGCGAACTGCGCGGGCGCGGAGGCACAGGCCTGTCCGTACTGGTGGACCCGGAGCATGCGCTCGATGCGGCGATTGGTCTGCGTCGCGCCGTCGGCGCGACGAGGCGAAGGCGGCGAAGCCGCCCCAGCGACGACCCAGCCGAGCCGCCAGCCGGTCATCGAGTAGGTCTTCGAGCAGGCGCTGATGACGACCACGTTGTCCGTGTCGGCGAATTTCAGCGGCGAGTGGTGCTCGCCCTCGAAGACGATGTGTTCGTAGACTTCGTCGGAGAGACAGAGCACGTCGTGCTCGTCGGCGATGCGGGCGAACTCGCGCATGTCGGCCTCGCTCTGGACGGCCCCCGTCGGGTTCGCGGGGCTGTTGACGATAAACGCCGCCGTCTCCTCGGTGATGGCGTCCTCGACAGTGGCGGGATCGAGGGTGAGATCCTCCCGGAGCCCGACCGGCTTCGGCGTGCCGTCGGCGATGTGAGTCAGCGCGTCGTAGGAGACGAAGCCGGGATCCGGGAAGATGACCTCCTCGCCGGGATCGACGTGGGCCTCGAGCGCGAGGTGCAACGCCTCGCTGCCGCCGGACGTGGCGATCACGTCACCGGGATCGACCTCGAGACCGTAGTCGCGGTCGTACTTCGCCGAAATTGCCTCCCGGAGCTGTTGGGTGCCCTTGTTGGAGGTGTAGGCGTCGGCCCGGCCGGATTCGATCGCTTCGATCGCGCCGCGGCGAGCGTGGGCGGGGGTCGGGAAATCGGGCTGTCCGAGCCCGAGGTTGATCGCGTCGTCGCCCGCGGCCTCGAACACTTCGCGGATGCCGCTGATCGACACCTGCTCGACTCGCCGTGCGAATTCGGTCATGGCTACACGGGGGTTGTCGACCCCGATAACTCTTGATGTGTTCGCCAGTCGCGTCAAACGGCTATCAGAAGCCGTGAGACTCTTGTCTGCGAGACTAACAGTGCCACAAGGAATATGCCCTCCCTCTCGAATTCTGGGATAATGACGACATCTCGACGATCGCTGCTCGCCGCGGGCGCGACCGGGACGCTCGCACTGACAGCAGGCTGTCTCGACTTCGTCCTCGGCAACGGACCGCTCGAGTTCAGTTCCGACCGCGTCGCACCGACCGACGAGGCCCTCGAGGAGACCGGCTACGACGAGAAAGAGGTTACCGAGGAGACGATCGATCGAACCGTCGAACTCCCCGCCGGCATCGAACGCGACGTGGAGGCCTCGATCTGGACCTCGGTCTACTCCAAACAGCTCGAATACAAGGGGCAAGAGCGCGAGGGCAGCGCCTTCGCGGCCGTCTCGATCCCGGGGATGGAGGTCGCCGGCCGCTCGGTCAACCCGCTCGACGACATGTCGAACGAGGAGTTGCTCGCGGAGTTCCTGAACCAGATCGACGGCGGCGAGATCCGCAACATCCAGCACGAGGAGTCGTTCGAACTCCCGATTCTGGACGAGCAACGCGAAACCGACGTCTTCATGGGCGAATCCGACCTCGCGGGCGAGCCGATCGACATCGAGATCAAGATCACGTCGTTCACCCACGAGGACGATCTGCTCGTCTTGCTCGGAACCCTCCCGAAGATGAATACGAAGGAATCCGCGAACGTCGAAGTGCTGATGGAGTCCGTCGAGCACCCGTTCGATAGCTAAAGTCATCTCGAGCCGGTAGGTAGGCAAACGCGTCTGCGTTCTCTCGAGCGCTCATCGCGTAGCGCCGCGGCTCTCGGTCACTGAAAATGGCTGAAATGGGGAACTGCGCCGAACGGCGACGCGGCGTTAGTAGAACTCGCGGACGAGATCCATCGCGTCCTCGGGCGCGCCGTCGGGGATCTCGGACATGTCCTCGGTAACGCCGTGCTGTTCGTGATACGGCACGGAGTTTTCGTCCTGATACATCACGCCTTGGTATTCCTTATCACTGTCGAGGATGACTTCCTTGGCGGCCTCGTAGTCGTTCGGATCGTGGTCCTCGTCCTCCTGCAGGTCGACGAGGTTGTCGCGGAAGTAGTCGTAGGTGTCGACGTCGTTGAACGTGACACAGGGACTGAAGACGTTGACGAAGCCGAAGCCGTCGTGCTCGATGGCTTCCTGCACGATCTCGGCGTGGCGCATCGCGTCGGAACTGAACGACTGCGCGATGAAGGACGCGCCGGAGGCCAGCGCCAGTGCGAGCGGGTTGACCGGCGGCTGTTTGGGGCCCTCGGGGGTCGTGCTGGTCTCGAAGTCCGAGCGCGAGGTCGGCGAGGCCTGTCCCTTCGTCAGGCCGTAGATGCGGTTGTCCATGACCACGTAGGTCATGTCGACGTTCCGGCGGACCGCGTGGACGAAGTGACCGGCACCGATCGAGTAGCCGTCACCGTCGCCGCCGGCGACCATGACCTCGACGTCGGGCCGGGCCATCTTGACGCCGGTTCCGACCGGCAGGGCGCGACCGTGGACTCCGTGCAGCGCGTAGCTGTGCATGTAGGTCCCGATCTTGCCGGAACAGCCGATCCCGGCCACCACGAAGGTGTTGTCGGGATCGTTGCCGGTGTTCGCGAGGGCTTTCATCATGCCGTTCATCGTCCCGAAGTCGCCGCATCCGGGACACCACGTCGGCTGCTTGTCGGACTTGAAGTCGGTAAATCGTACGTCGGAGCTCATTGTGCTGGCACCTCTTCGGTGAGTTTGTCGGTAATGTCGTCTGCGAGTTCGTCCGCCTTGAATCGAACGCCCGTATACTTGTTAATGCGCTTCACGCGGGTAAGCACGTCGTGTTCGATCACGTCGGCGAACTGCCCGGTCGCGTTACACTCGACGACGATCGTCTCCTCGGCAGCCTCGATCTCCTCGGTCAGATCTGGCCGCGGGAAGATGTAGGGCACCGAGATGACGCGGACGTCGATCCCGTCGTCCTCGAGGTAGTCGAGCGCTTCGATGAGCGCGCCTTCGTTCGACCCCCACGAGATGATGAGGTTGTCCGCGTCCGGGTTGCCGAACTCGCGGTAGTCCCAGTCCTCGTTCTCTCGTGCGGTTTCGACTTTGCGGTTTCGTTTGTTGACCTGATGGACGCGCTCGTCTTCTTCCTCCGTCCGACGGCCGAGTTCGTCGTGCTCGAGGCCGGTGGACATGTGGGCGGCGTCGGTCGTGCCGGGGATGGCACGCGGGCTGACGCCGTCTTCGGTGACGGCGTGGGCGCGGAAGTGGCCCTGCGCGTCGAGCCACTCGTCGACCTCGTCCTCGTCGACGAGCTTGCCGCGGTCGATCTCGACCTCGTCCATGTCGAAGGCCTCCGGCGGGAACGTCTGTTCGGTGACCGACATCGCCAGATCGGAGACCAGGAAGACCGGCGTCTGATACTTCTCCGCGAGGTTGAACGCCTCGACCGTCTTCCAGAAACACTCGGTGATCGAGGTGGGGGCGACGACGAATCGCGGGACCTCGCCGTGGCCGCCGTAGAGCGCCATATTGAGGTCGCCCTGTTCCTGTTTCGTCGGCATCCCCGTGGAGGGACCGGAGCGCTGGATGTCGGCGATGACGAGCGGCGTCTCGCTGGTCGCGACCAGCCCGAAGGTTTCGGTCATGAGGTCGATCCCGGCACCCGACGTGGCGGTCATCGATCGGGCACCGGCGCGTGCGGCCCCGAGTGACATGTTGATCGCCGACAGCTCGTCTTCGGCCTGCACGACGTGGCCGCCGTAGTCCTCGATCCGTTCGGTGAGATACTCCATGATCGACGTCGCGGGCGTGATCGGATAGCCGGCGTAGAACCGACAGCCGGCCGCGAGTGCCCCCATCCCGACGGCCTCGTTCCCGTTGAGGAGGACGTAATCGTTGTCCGTCGTGTCGATGTTGTAGCCGAGGTGGTCCAGATCGTAGTTCTCCTGGACGTATTCCTGTCCCGCGCGGGCGGCTTCCTTGTTGTTCTCGACGATCTTCGATCCCTTGCCACCGAAGCGCTTCTCGAGGGCTTCGTCCAGATATTCGACATCGAAGCCGGTGATCTCACACGCGGCACCGAGCGCGACGATGTTGCGCATGATCGCGCCGCCGGCCTCCTCGGCCAGCGACTTCAGCGGGACGTCGACCGCCGTCATCTCCTCGGGAATCTCGGCGTCCCACGAGCGCTCGCCGTCGTAGATGATGGCGCTGCCCTCGTGGAGTTCGTCCAAGTTCTCGTCGATCGTCCGCTGGGTGAGCGCGACCAGGATGTCGAGTCGGTCGACGACGCTCTGGACCTTGTCGACGGAGGTCCGAATCTTGTAGGCCGTGTACCCGCCGCGGATACGCGACGCGAAGTCTTTGGAGGTGAATACGTGCCGTCCGGCTCGGGCGAGTGCCTGAGCGAAGATCTTACCCGTGGAGTCGATGCCGTCCCCGGCCTCGCCTCCGACCGCCCAGTTGAGGTCCTCAGCCATGTTGTCCTGAGCCTTACCCCCCATAAATGAAAAGGCTTCTGAAACCCCAACCGACAGATTGCGACGACGAATGATATATTCGGCATAGACAAACACGACGATTAGTCGTTATTAATTACGAAGACGGCGATATCTCGAGAAAGAAACGGCGACGCGGAGAATTTGTAATTGAGTTCCGAGTAATACTCCGGAGCATCGAATAGGTACGCAAGTCGACCCGTCGTCAGTGGCGGAACGGAACGCCTTTTCAACCGGCCGCCGAACGAATTCGACATGGAAGGGACCCCAGTCACTGTCGAATCGGTCAGCGAAGTCGGCCCCGATACCGTCACGCTCGAGCTCGCGACGCCCGAGGGGTTCGACGCCCTGCCGGGACAGTTCGTCCTGCTCCGGGCCCGGCCCGACGACGAGGTGCTCTCGCGCCACTACACGCTCTCGTCGCCCGCCGTCGGCGAGACGTTCGAACTCACCGTCGGCGTCGACCCGGACGGCGACCTCTCGCCGTGGCTCGCTGCCCTCGAGGGCGGCGAGACCGTCCACGTCGACGGACCGTTCGGCCGGATCACCTACGAGGGCGAGGACGACGTCGTCGCGGTCGCCGGCGGCCCGGGGGTCGGCCCCGCGGTTGCGATCGCCGAAGCGGCCC from Natrinema versiforme includes these protein-coding regions:
- a CDS encoding type 1 glutamine amidotransferase domain-containing protein, which gives rise to MSESDQQPLEDTTVGIFLAAEGTEEVEFTEPKATVTDAGATVDVLGSESGEAQTVNNDLEESDSYEIEKSFEDVSADDYDALIVPGGTVGADTLRTSEAGVDLLRQHVEAGKPAGVICHGPWTLIEADVVDGRQLTSYHSLQTDVRNAGGEWVDEEVVVDDGLVTSRNPGDLEAFCETIVDEFATASS
- a CDS encoding TrkH family potassium uptake protein codes for the protein MIGRIRVDVRSSCSLVGTVLKYLSLTLLFPTVVALYYRESPLPFLVALAVAVAVGMGLERLESEPKLEHREAFLMVALTWLVVPAIGMIPYLVAGTGTIADPVNALFESVSGFTTTGATVMGEISVDTHSRSVLMWRQVTQWLGGMGILVLMVAILSELSVGGTQLIREEAPGVQVEKLTPRIKQTARALWLLYAWFTLAAVVVYYGLNLVGLAPNMTFYNAVAHALTSLPTGGFSPEGRSIEAFEPIVQWAVMPFMVIAGTNFALYWYAWRGRPERLTGNAEFRSYLLSMGIVGGLLSVLLFLGVGLATVPDGIAAIPGSLERSLRHGLFQTLAIVTTTGYASMDFNTWSESAQAILLFAMFLGGSAGSAAGSIKIVRWYVVGKSIRRELFRTIHPQAVRPVRMGGTGDVVDEETIHSIFVFMALFLTLFVVSTVVLFLDAHRTPDLSLSALEATSATIATLGNVGPGVGVVGPMNSYEPFSDAAKLYMVFLMWIGRLEILSVLVILTPAYWRS
- a CDS encoding pyridoxal phosphate-dependent aminotransferase, giving the protein MTEFARRVEQVSISGIREVFEAAGDDAINLGLGQPDFPTPAHARRGAIEAIESGRADAYTSNKGTQQLREAISAKYDRDYGLEVDPGDVIATSGGSEALHLALEAHVDPGEEVIFPDPGFVSYDALTHIADGTPKPVGLREDLTLDPATVEDAITEETAAFIVNSPANPTGAVQSEADMREFARIADEHDVLCLSDEVYEHIVFEGEHHSPLKFADTDNVVVISACSKTYSMTGWRLGWVVAGAASPPSPRRADGATQTNRRIERMLRVHQYGQACASAPAQFAAEAALTGPQEPVQEMVETFEQRRDLVLDGLTDAGLEVPTPEGAFYAMPKVPDGWCDEVLERGVVVVPGDAFGANGEGYARLSYATGTEELKEALEIMDAATQAVR
- a CDS encoding DUF6517 family protein, with protein sequence MTTSRRSLLAAGATGTLALTAGCLDFVLGNGPLEFSSDRVAPTDEALEETGYDEKEVTEETIDRTVELPAGIERDVEASIWTSVYSKQLEYKGQEREGSAFAAVSIPGMEVAGRSVNPLDDMSNEELLAEFLNQIDGGEIRNIQHEESFELPILDEQRETDVFMGESDLAGEPIDIEIKITSFTHEDDLLVLLGTLPKMNTKESANVEVLMESVEHPFDS
- a CDS encoding FAD-binding oxidoreductase, which codes for MTHDCSFLEEIALADDQVSFAPGRLESHATDFGTERTDEGTLPDAVVWPESTADVSAVLAAATDRGVPVTPYAAGTGLEGNAVPAHGGISLDLTRMDDVVDYRPDDFQIDVGPGIIGSDVDEYVAGDGLFFPPLPSSGDISTIGGMIATDASGMKTVRYGEIADWVLGLEAVLADGTVIETGSRASKTSSGYNLTDLIVGSEGTLAVVTEATLELAGRPEQIRGGRAIFETLDDAAEAVFDAVRTDIDVARIELVDGLSATMANDYLGSDLPDAPMVFLEFHANHGVDEEIDLCRSIFEDRDVVRFEMSDDDADMATLWKARREMAYAVSTYDSDLEPLHPGDVTVPISSYPEVVRETKRLADDYDLLVPCYGHAGDGNLHYGVLADPDDPEQVERGERLYRDIVELAIGLGGTATGEHGIGEGKQQYLEPEHGAGAVETMRAIKRALDPTDTLNPGKIFPETADGERVRGLER
- a CDS encoding 2-oxoacid:ferredoxin oxidoreductase subunit beta, which codes for MSSDVRFTDFKSDKQPTWCPGCGDFGTMNGMMKALANTGNDPDNTFVVAGIGCSGKIGTYMHSYALHGVHGRALPVGTGVKMARPDVEVMVAGGDGDGYSIGAGHFVHAVRRNVDMTYVVMDNRIYGLTKGQASPTSRSDFETSTTPEGPKQPPVNPLALALASGASFIAQSFSSDAMRHAEIVQEAIEHDGFGFVNVFSPCVTFNDVDTYDYFRDNLVDLQEDEDHDPNDYEAAKEVILDSDKEYQGVMYQDENSVPYHEQHGVTEDMSEIPDGAPEDAMDLVREFY
- a CDS encoding NADPH:quinone reductase — its product is MRAVRLHEHGDADVLQVDEIDRPEPAADELLVEVASAGVNPVDTYFRDGSYTPVDVPFTPGVDLAGTVAETGAAVDGFEAGDRVYGTGIGNGSSQGAYAEYATVPTDRVVHLPDGADLTEAGGAGVATVTAWRALVDHADLEPAEYCLVHGGSGGVGHAAVQIGAAVSARVITTASEEYHDGLADYGAETVLDYARDDLADAVRDASDGGVDVVLDHRLDDYLQFDADVAATGARVIGIGENSPDPGFTNDGAARSKDVSYQFMSMFNTPDLRVPLRGVAHLMNVGNLSIDVAQSYDLEEAAAAQRAVMNDSFLGKLVIEP
- a CDS encoding TIGR04024 family LLM class F420-dependent oxidoreductase, with amino-acid sequence MTAELDLLVRLGDYDRPQEVAERAIQAEELGFDRLTVGETTGWNIVPPLTLAADRTEELGISNDVISPYGRTPSMLAQTALTMQAAADGRYRFGIGPSSPAITERWHGQAFDRPLRRTREVIEIMRNVYEEGTPSYEGDIFEIPGLGYERGPSENPPPIDVGTLGPKATEMAGRFGDGWAPQLFTKDGLRDRLDDLERGAELGGKELSDLRVAPIVRGVASEDREEARAKARGTIAFMLGAYGPYYGDSVAGQGYPDVVEEIRAAWDDRNTDAMADALPDDVLDELAPAGTPEEVREWVRDYGQIEAVDAVRVGFVDGMTEADKRTTMEAIAELA